One window from the genome of Nicotiana sylvestris chromosome 9, ASM39365v2, whole genome shotgun sequence encodes:
- the LOC104248055 gene encoding protein LIKE COV 3-like produces the protein MGTMRSEKDRDLERLIPVGTLALEINGSKSSSESPSASSSLSHPSGKEAFGKVIHSWISKKFISGCVILFPIAITFYLTWKLINFVDGFFSPIFIHLGIDVFGLGFLTSLIFIFLVGVSMSSWLGSSLLSLGEWFIKKMPLMSYIYTASKQISRAISPDEDSHAFKEVAIIRHPRLGEYAFGFITSTIILRKSTGAEEVCCVYVPTNHLYLGDIFLVNSKDIMRPNLSVREGIEIVISGGMSVPKVLTIVDVQSILSPRVGKFAVPQV, from the exons ATGGGAACGATGAGATCAGAGAAGGATAGAGATCTGGAACGTCTGATTCCGGTGGGGACCTTAGCCTTAGAGATCAACGGCTCCAAATCCTCTTCTGAATCTCCCTCAGCTTCCTCGTCCCTTTCTCATCCCTCCGGCAAAGAG GCATTTGGCAAAGTAATTCATAGCTGGATTTCAAAAAAATTTATTAGCGGATG TGTAATCTTATTTCCCATAGCCATAACCTTCTACCTCACTTGGAAGCTCATTAATTTTGTGGATGGCTTCTTTTCTCCAATCTTTATTCATCTTGGAATTGATGTATTTG GTCTTGGATTTTTGACATCCTTAATTTTCATATTCTTGGTTGGGGTGTCCATGTCCTCATGGTTAGGTTCTTCTCTTCTTAGTTTAGGAGAATGGTTCATCAAAAAAATGCCCCTTATGAGTTACATCTACACTGCTTCAAAACAAATTAGTCGAGCAATTTCACCAG ATGAGGATTCACATGCCTTTAAAGAAGTGGCTATTATTAGGCATCCACGGCTTGGGGAATATGCATTTGGCTTCATTACTTCAACTATTATTCTTCGTAAAAGTACAGGTGCTGAGGAAGTTTGCTGTGTTTATGTGCCTACTAATCACCTTTACCTTGGAGATATATTCCTTGTCAATTCTAAAGACATTATGAGGCCCAATCTCTCTGTTAGGGAGGGGATAG AAATTGTTATCTCTGGAGGCATGTCAGTACCCAAGGTTTTGACCATAGTGGATGTGCAATCCATTCTATCTCCAAGAGTTGGAAAATTTGCTGTTCCTCAAGTTTGA
- the LOC138878560 gene encoding uncharacterized protein codes for MGSPSSVTDGFVEFTLDSAHPFYVHPSDSPGSQLVAIPFNGTSFVHWRSSMLTSLSAKNKLGLVTWKVPQPPPNFPYYPYWERCNDMVKAWITNSLTREIAVSVTCLNTARKVWSDINERFGQSNGSKYIHLQREISSTSQGSSDIATYFTKMGALWDELNSAYVGPTCSCRALPKFIEDHHLFQFLSGLNEFYSTVKSSIMLMSPLLSISKTYFLLQHEKVKRRIKLQPLDFLVIQHPSLPPHLIQHMPIQ; via the coding sequence atgGGAAGTCCTTCCTCCGTTACTGATGGGTTTGTTGAGTTTACTTTGGACTCAGCTCACCCTTTCTATGTTCACCCATCTGATAGTCCTGGTAGTCAGTTAGTTGCTATCCCTTTTAATGGGACTAGTTTTGTACATTGGCGTAGTAGTATGCTCACCTCACTTTCTGCTAAGAACAAGCTAGGGTTAGTTACTTGGAAAGTTCCTCAACCTCCACCTAATTTCCCTTATTACCCTTACTGGGAACGATGTAATGATATGGTAAAGGCTTGGATTACCAATTCATTGACTAGGGAGATAGCAGTTAGTGTCACGTGTCTCAACACTGCTAGAAAAGTATGGAGTGATATAAATGAAAGGTTTGGACAATCTAATGGATCTAAATATATTCATCTCCAAAGAGAAATCAGTTCTACCTCACAAGGGTCTTCTGATATTGCCACTTATTTCACCAAAATGGGAGCTCTTTGGGATGAGTTAAATTCTGCTTATGTTGGTCCTACCTGTTCCTGTAGGGCCTTACCCAAATTCATAGAAGACCACCACCTTTTTCAATTCTTAAGTGGATTGAATGAGTTTTATTCAACTGTAAAGAGCAGCATCATGCTCATGTCTCCACTCCTATCCATTAGTAAAACATATTTTCTACTCCAACATGAGAAAGTCAAAAGGAGAATCAAACTCCAGCCTTTGGATTTTCTAGTGATTCAGCATCCTTCTCTGCCACCACATCTAATTCAGCACATGCCAATTCAATGA